The window AGGGAATCGTGAGCGAGGTGGTGCCGCCCCCGCTGGACGGCACGTCTATGGTCACGGAGTCCCTGGACATCAATCCGCCCAGGAGTCCGGGCGACGAGAAGAAATTAGAGTAGTCGAACATCCCGCTGAGCGCGCTGAAATCAGAGAAGCCCGTGCTGCCGAAGCCCAGGACCGAACCGGAGCCGACGCCGCTGTAACCCGATGCGCCGTATTTCTTGTTATTCTCGACCTCCAGCTCCATCACGACCGCCTCGAGATAAACCTGGCGCCTGGGTATGTCGAGCTTGGAGATCAGCTCATCCACCAGGGTCTTATAGTCCTTTGCGGATGCGGTGATTATCAGGGCGTTCGTGGTCTCGTCGGCCCCTATGCTGATCCCTCCCTCGAGTTGCGCCACGACCGGAGCGGTTGCCGTTGTTCCTGCAGCGCCCTCAGCCTGTCCGGCCGGTTTCGCCGCCGCCCCGCCGGCCTTCTTGGAGACGCCCGTGGCCCCGCCGGAGGTGATGGCTGAAAGCGTCGAAGCAAGCTCGACGGCGTTCGCGTACTTGAGATAGTGCACATGGATCGTGCCGGAGTCGGCCATCTCCAGGGGCATATCCAGCTTCGCTATGATCGCCTTGACCTCGTCTATCGCGCGTTTGCTGGCGAGCACGATCAGCGAGTTGGTCCTCTCATCGGCGATGATCTTGGAGACGTCTTTTATGTCTTCGAGCTGTTGGGTCTTGGCGGCGGCGCCCCTCGCGCCTGCGGCGCCCTTGGCTCCCTCGATCTCGAACAGGGAGAGCACAGTCTGCGCCACCTCCCTCGCGTCGGCATAATTCACGGGGATGATCTCGAGAACCTGCTGCGGCCCCTCCTGGTCGAGCTCCTTGATGATCTTCATGAGCCTGTCGATGTTCGTGCCGGAGTCCGTGATTATGAGCGTGTTGGTCGCAGGGTATGCGAACATATTGCCCGATTTGGAGATCAGACCCTTGATGGCGTTGGACATGTCCAGCGCGCTTATGTTCTGCAGGTTGATCAGCCTGGTCACGTAGCTGTCCGTGAACGGGGTCGAATCCACGTGGATAGGTATCGGAGAACCTGCCGCATCCTTGAGGCTGACGATCTTTATTATGCCCCCGGGCCCTATGACCGTTGTGAAGCCGGCCACCTCCAAGGCGGAGAGGAAGGCCTGATAAGCCTGCTCCTTGGTCATCTTCTTCTCAGACATTATGGTGACCTTGCCGCGAACCTTGTCGTCGATGATGAAGTTCTTGCCGGCCGCCTTGCTTATCTGCTGGATGACGTCCTTGATGTCCTGGTCCTGGACGTTGAGATAGACCATGTCATCGCCACCGGCCTTGGACGGCTCCGCGCCCTCGGCCGGCTTCACAGCGCCCGCCCCTTCGGCGACAGGCGATGCCGGTTTCTCCGCCGGCGCCTGCGCCGTCTCTGGCAGTCGCACGCTCCCTCTTGCAGGCGCCTGCGCGTTGACTGCTGTCGCCAAGGCAAGAAACGCCAGGGCTACGATGAACACCGATATTTTTTTAACGTATCTCATAGTCCAAGGTGGTTGGCTGTCCCTGTCTCACAAGGTCGAGCGTTATCTGCTTCTCGTCCTTCAGGGCGCTGAAGATCTCAAAACCCTTTTTCACGTCGAGCTCCATGCCGTTGATCTTCTGAAGCACGTCTCCCCTGCGAAGACCGAGTTTAGCAAAAATCGAATCGCTTTTCACGGAGAGTATTTTCATGCCCGACACTTTGCCGCCTGCGAAGTTCGGCACCGCCCTGATCTCCGTATAGAGCTTGTCCAGGTTTCCCAGCGCATCCTGGACCTCCCTCTGGTCCACGGTGAACTTTCCAGGCTCATCCCTCTTGATCAGCGCAGGGACCTCAGCCTCCTTGGACGGACCTGCCATGGCGATCGGCTCCCTGACGGGCGGCGCGAAAATATCGGATGCTGAGGCCGGTTTGACCTCAGCATACTCGAGTCTTCCGTTGTGTACAAATTCTATCCGGTCCGGCTGGACAAGGGTGAGCTTGGTGTTCGGCGCAAAGCTCTCCTCGTCGCCGACCGCGTAGACTTTGGCCCCGCCGCCTCCTCCCCCTGTCCCGGCCTTTCCCTTGGCAGGCGTCGGCGCTGCGGCAGCCCCCCCTATTGTTGCGGAAGATCGCGAATCATCGCCGTTTCCCACCACGAGCACCCCCAGGATATTGAGGGAAAGGCTGGTCAAGACAGCCTCTCCAGTCAGCTCAGCAGCCTCCTCGGCAGCGGCCTCCGGAGCAGCCTCACCCTCCTTGGTCGGGGGCGTTGAATCGAATATATTGCGATCGATGATGATGCTGTAGTCATCGACGCTCCTTCTTTTGAGCTCTGAAGGAGCGACATCCGAAGTCTTGAGCACACCCACGGACCTCTGCACCTCCATCGACTTGCCGAGATATACGCTCGTGACCTTGGCCAGGAAAAAGGCACAGGCAAGGATGCCAAATAAGTCGATTGCCCATGAATACTGACGGATGCCCCCGGCCATTTAAAGTTTCTCCTTCAAAAAGGCATTATACCTGACTAAAAAACAAGAGAAAACATAAAATTAGTCTGAAAAGGCCAGTGGAATCACCACCGTAAATCGAGCCCCCCTGCCGAGCTCGCTCTCTACCCAGATCTGGCCACCGTGCATCTCTATGAATCTCCTCGCCAGCGCGAGCCCGAGACCGGTGCCGCCGAAGTTACGCGTGGACGAGCCATCGGCCTGATGGAACATGTCAAATATCCTGTCTATGTGATCAGCGGGGATACCTATGCCGGTGTCCTCCACGACTATTTCCAGAGAACCGGCGTCGAGCATATGCTCAGCCCCTTCGAAACGCTGCCACCACCGAGCCCTCCCCTTGACGTCCTCCCATGAACGGAAAAACCTCGTGAAGGCTGATATCCTGCCCTGGCTGGGCGTAAATTTGTTGGCATTGGCCATAAGGTTGAGTATCGCCTGTTGTATCTTGCGCTCATCGCCGCTCACCGGAGGTATTCCCTTCTCCACATCCACGGCCAGGGTCTGCCCCTTCTTCTGAACCAGCGGGGCGAGCGTCGTGGATACGCGCCTCATCACCTCGCTGATGTCGAATTTTCTCACGTCGAGCTTCATGCGACCCGACTCGATCTTGGTCAGATCGAGCAGGCTGTTTATCATATCGAGCAGGTCCGCCGCATTGTGGAGGACCTCCTTCAACGCCTCACGCTGTTCATCGGATATTTCGCCCATCACGCCCTCTGTCAAAAGCTCCGAAAATCCTATGATGGCGGTGAGCGGCGTACGGAGCTCATGACTCATGGTGGCCAGGAATTCCGATTTCACCTGGTTGGCCTCTTTGAGCTCCTCGTTGAGCTTCGTCAGACGGTCGATCAGCAGGGCGGCTTCGAGCGAGAGGGCGGACTGATTTGCAAAGGCCTCCATGGTCGCCAGCTGTGCGTCGCCCACATAGGCTTCCTTGCTGAAGCAGATCAGGGCGCCAAGGGTATCCTTCTCGACAACTATCGGCACGACGACGATGCGCTTGAACCCCAGGGCCTCCTTGATCTTTCTGCTGTGCTCCTCTGAGATCAGCCCTTCGAGGCCCATCAACAGCTCGCTCACTTCCCTGCGGAAGATCACCCGATGCCTCATGATATCCTGAGTAACCGGGCTGGCCAGCGCATCCATCGGAAATTCCATACCCTCGATCGGCCTGCCGAGGATCTGTTCGATCACGGCATTTTTCGGATGGGTCATCGGCACGTGCAGCCTGGCGACGCCTGCGTCGCGATCGAACCGGACCATGACCGCGCCCTCGAGGCCCAAGCCGTCGAGCACCCCTGAGAGCAGGTCGTCGATCACGTCGCGCAAAGCTTGGGCGCTGCGCACCGTGGAACCCATCCTGTAGAGAGCAGTGAGCTCCCTGTTGCGTCTCTCCAGTATGCGCTCGCGCCGTTGCGAAAAATAACTGGAGACCTTGACCGTGTATACGATCAACACGAGCAACGCCGCAGCCATCAGGAAATGCGCAAAGGGCGTATAGGTCGGCACAGGCAGTCTGTCGCCGTAATAGAGCAGCAAAG is drawn from bacterium and contains these coding sequences:
- the gspD gene encoding type II secretion system secretin GspD, with product MRYVKKISVFIVALAFLALATAVNAQAPARGSVRLPETAQAPAEKPASPVAEGAGAVKPAEGAEPSKAGGDDMVYLNVQDQDIKDVIQQISKAAGKNFIIDDKVRGKVTIMSEKKMTKEQAYQAFLSALEVAGFTTVIGPGGIIKIVSLKDAAGSPIPIHVDSTPFTDSYVTRLINLQNISALDMSNAIKGLISKSGNMFAYPATNTLIITDSGTNIDRLMKIIKELDQEGPQQVLEIIPVNYADAREVAQTVLSLFEIEGAKGAAGARGAAAKTQQLEDIKDVSKIIADERTNSLIVLASKRAIDEVKAIIAKLDMPLEMADSGTIHVHYLKYANAVELASTLSAITSGGATGVSKKAGGAAAKPAGQAEGAAGTTATAPVVAQLEGGISIGADETTNALIITASAKDYKTLVDELISKLDIPRRQVYLEAVVMELEVENNKKYGASGYSGVGSGSVLGFGSTGFSDFSALSGMFDYSNFFSSPGLLGGLMSRDSVTIDVPSSGGGTTSLTIPSFAAFLNFLQVYRDANIVSTPNIMTLDNQKASIEVTRTIYAQKVTQSGTTGFQAVEPYPLEAGLTLEITPQISEG
- the gspC gene encoding type II secretion system protein GspC — translated: MAGGIRQYSWAIDLFGILACAFFLAKVTSVYLGKSMEVQRSVGVLKTSDVAPSELKRRSVDDYSIIIDRNIFDSTPPTKEGEAAPEAAAEEAAELTGEAVLTSLSLNILGVLVVGNGDDSRSSATIGGAAAAPTPAKGKAGTGGGGGGAKVYAVGDEESFAPNTKLTLVQPDRIEFVHNGRLEYAEVKPASASDIFAPPVREPIAMAGPSKEAEVPALIKRDEPGKFTVDQREVQDALGNLDKLYTEIRAVPNFAGGKVSGMKILSVKSDSIFAKLGLRRGDVLQKINGMELDVKKGFEIFSALKDEKQITLDLVRQGQPTTLDYEIR
- a CDS encoding HAMP domain-containing sensor histidine kinase, whose amino-acid sequence is MNKRAALIDAILPEYTTRHVFVFKLRVVAFLGFWAVYIYFMRDVLGQTKTVAAIVFSTFLITGLAYYNVIRGRMLILSFVVELLADLTALTSVLYLTGGPHSSYFTIYILYVLTAGVLYNHYLAAIVALVSAAYYGLFLLLCHYGVIPPLLLYYGDRLPVPTYTPFAHFLMAAALLVLIVYTVKVSSYFSQRRERILERRNRELTALYRMGSTVRSAQALRDVIDDLLSGVLDGLGLEGAVMVRFDRDAGVARLHVPMTHPKNAVIEQILGRPIEGMEFPMDALASPVTQDIMRHRVIFRREVSELLMGLEGLISEEHSRKIKEALGFKRIVVVPIVVEKDTLGALICFSKEAYVGDAQLATMEAFANQSALSLEAALLIDRLTKLNEELKEANQVKSEFLATMSHELRTPLTAIIGFSELLTEGVMGEISDEQREALKEVLHNAADLLDMINSLLDLTKIESGRMKLDVRKFDISEVMRRVSTTLAPLVQKKGQTLAVDVEKGIPPVSGDERKIQQAILNLMANANKFTPSQGRISAFTRFFRSWEDVKGRARWWQRFEGAEHMLDAGSLEIVVEDTGIGIPADHIDRIFDMFHQADGSSTRNFGGTGLGLALARRFIEMHGGQIWVESELGRGARFTVVIPLAFSD